A single genomic interval of Syntrophobotulus glycolicus DSM 8271 harbors:
- a CDS encoding ABC transporter permease: MSLLFFSIQNAFRKKAVAVLAVLGVAFGTALMTILFSLSAGMDHRVEGTFRELSNRVTISGRDAIFGGLYLGMGTKPIPSSSIEAIRDIPHVEKVYSQVSVVLRPQNNDYSMPLFGYGQEEIRDLANNPYNKIIEGSAPGNDQEMIIGKSLQEYMNLLNSPFAIGKVYPFLILEEGQAKKLELKVVGLYQTGNEVLDGAFSGSDKLARQIGRIPEGSVSAINVSVDGVDHVEAAAEAIKQELAGKKPELQVVVPGEVLNPVRNILEVLGKFLIAVSLVAVVAGGLSIMVVMLLSVINRMREFGILKALGWTPADIIFMVLVESLTLSLFGAALGIALGWAGVAVTRVFIAADIAVLSGQVMLSVLLAGILIGAAGGIYPAWCANSAAPVKILREV; this comes from the coding sequence GTGTCTTTACTGTTCTTTTCTATTCAAAATGCCTTTCGTAAAAAAGCGGTGGCAGTCCTTGCCGTACTGGGGGTGGCCTTTGGCACCGCGCTCATGACAATCCTTTTTTCCCTCTCCGCGGGGATGGATCACCGGGTGGAAGGCACGTTCAGGGAGCTTTCCAACCGGGTCACGATTTCCGGCAGGGACGCGATCTTTGGCGGGTTGTATTTAGGGATGGGCACCAAACCGATCCCTTCTTCCTCTATTGAGGCCATCAGAGACATCCCCCATGTGGAAAAGGTCTATTCTCAGGTCTCGGTAGTTTTGCGCCCCCAAAATAATGACTACTCCATGCCTTTATTTGGCTATGGCCAGGAAGAGATTCGTGATCTGGCAAATAATCCTTACAATAAAATTATTGAGGGATCCGCGCCCGGCAATGACCAAGAAATGATCATCGGAAAAAGCCTGCAGGAATATATGAATCTGTTGAATTCCCCTTTTGCAATCGGAAAAGTTTATCCCTTTCTTATCCTGGAGGAAGGTCAGGCCAAGAAGCTGGAGTTAAAGGTGGTCGGTCTCTACCAGACCGGCAACGAGGTATTGGACGGGGCCTTCAGCGGTTCTGACAAATTGGCCAGGCAGATCGGCCGCATCCCGGAGGGGAGCGTTTCCGCCATCAATGTCAGTGTGGACGGTGTGGATCATGTGGAGGCTGCCGCCGAGGCCATCAAACAGGAGTTAGCGGGCAAAAAGCCGGAACTGCAGGTGGTGGTGCCCGGAGAGGTTTTAAATCCGGTCAGAAATATACTGGAGGTCTTGGGCAAGTTTTTGATCGCCGTTTCCCTGGTGGCCGTAGTGGCCGGGGGACTGTCCATTATGGTGGTGATGCTTTTGTCCGTGATCAACCGGATGCGTGAGTTTGGTATTCTGAAGGCTCTGGGGTGGACCCCGGCCGATATCATCTTCATGGTCCTGGTGGAGTCTCTGACGCTGAGTCTGTTCGGCGCCGCCCTGGGGATCGCTTTGGGCTGGGCCGGAGTTGCCGTGACCAGGGTTTTCATTGCCGCGGATATCGCCGTTCTCTCAGGGCAGGTCATGCTCAGCGTGTTGCTGGCCGGTATTCTGATCGGAGCGGCGGGAGGGATTTACCCGGCCTGGTGCGCCAACAGCGCGGCGCCGGTCAAGATTCTCAGGGAAGTTTAA
- a CDS encoding DEAD/DEAH box helicase: protein MNAFEKLAPFIQDYIYRNNWEELREVQVAACDVILHTDNNLLIATPTASGKTEAAFLPVITELYHKPSSSVGVLYIAPLKALINDQFVRIEELLEEAYIPVTKWHGDASQSLKNKLLKNPKGIMQTTPESLEAMLMKRKQQAMKLFSDLRFIIIDEVHHFIGEDRGVQLLSLLERLQNLIGFSPRRIGLSATLGDGPAAEQWLNSGTPRTCVTPDVGTERRKAMIMISHFYTLPGSVDQERQSALGFFESLYSLTRGKKSIVFSNSRSDVERNMVNLKDIAEKRREPDVFLVHHGSISASNREYAETQMKFSDLPLVTGATVTLELGIDLGDLERIVQTGCPHSVASLAQRLGRSGRRGGVSEMCFLFEEEKKSEGIEFYQAINWLFVKCIALIELYRENWLEPIAADRYPYGVLYHQTMSFLYSHGEAKPELLAQSILSEAVFADVSQEDYKILLRDMLEKEQLERTSSGGLLVGAKGEILTNHYHFYSVFESPAEYSVRDGSQEIGTLSKPLPPDTTFVLSGKTWSVVEVDQEQKIIDVTSAKGKPPTVWDGTGGGFEHTRVLQKMREVIAGPTEYPYLHPSAASRLNEIRLTIRQTRLLENPVFEISPDTFGLALWLGTKAANALDLALTVLLPQRQYTPPYWPFLIVKNVGRDALLQALEHIKTVPLSISDLRIPDGIKVEGKYNDFVPPELLRKQYAAKTIDIAEMQREMTKNKEE from the coding sequence ATGAACGCGTTCGAGAAGCTGGCCCCGTTTATTCAAGACTACATTTACCGCAACAACTGGGAAGAACTGCGTGAAGTCCAGGTTGCGGCCTGTGATGTCATCTTGCATACGGATAACAACCTTCTCATCGCGACACCGACTGCATCCGGCAAAACAGAAGCGGCGTTTTTGCCGGTGATTACTGAGCTGTATCACAAACCTTCCAGCAGCGTTGGCGTATTGTACATCGCCCCTTTGAAAGCCTTGATTAACGACCAGTTCGTGCGCATTGAGGAATTGCTGGAAGAAGCCTATATTCCTGTAACCAAGTGGCATGGCGACGCGTCGCAATCCCTGAAAAACAAACTGCTCAAGAATCCGAAAGGCATTATGCAGACCACCCCGGAATCCTTAGAGGCGATGCTGATGAAAAGAAAACAGCAGGCGATGAAGCTGTTTTCCGACCTTCGCTTTATCATTATTGATGAGGTGCATCATTTCATCGGCGAGGACAGAGGGGTTCAGCTTCTTTCTCTTCTGGAGAGACTGCAGAATCTGATCGGCTTTTCGCCGCGGCGCATCGGCCTCTCCGCTACGCTGGGCGATGGGCCGGCGGCAGAACAATGGTTAAACAGCGGGACGCCAAGAACCTGTGTCACGCCGGATGTTGGGACAGAAAGACGCAAGGCGATGATCATGATCAGTCATTTTTATACGTTGCCTGGTTCTGTTGATCAAGAACGCCAAAGTGCCCTGGGATTTTTCGAGTCGCTTTACAGCCTGACGCGAGGAAAGAAAAGCATCGTTTTTTCCAACTCTCGTTCCGACGTGGAACGCAACATGGTGAACCTCAAAGACATCGCGGAAAAACGCCGGGAGCCCGATGTGTTTCTGGTCCACCACGGCAGTATTTCCGCTTCCAACCGCGAGTATGCCGAAACGCAAATGAAATTTTCTGATCTGCCGCTTGTAACGGGAGCGACCGTTACCTTAGAATTGGGGATCGATTTAGGCGACCTGGAACGCATCGTGCAAACCGGCTGCCCGCATTCGGTGGCCAGTCTGGCGCAAAGACTCGGTCGCAGCGGCCGCCGCGGCGGGGTCTCGGAAATGTGTTTTCTTTTTGAGGAAGAAAAGAAATCAGAAGGCATCGAGTTTTATCAAGCCATCAACTGGCTTTTTGTAAAATGTATTGCCCTGATTGAATTATACCGGGAGAACTGGCTGGAGCCGATTGCCGCGGATCGCTATCCCTATGGCGTTTTATACCATCAAACCATGAGCTTTCTTTACAGCCACGGCGAAGCGAAGCCTGAGCTGTTGGCGCAGTCGATATTGAGCGAGGCGGTGTTTGCCGATGTTTCTCAGGAAGATTACAAAATCTTGCTGCGTGATATGCTGGAAAAAGAGCAGCTGGAAAGAACCTCTTCCGGCGGACTTTTAGTCGGCGCCAAAGGCGAAATCCTGACAAATCATTATCACTTTTATTCTGTTTTTGAAAGCCCAGCCGAATATTCGGTGCGAGACGGTTCCCAGGAAATTGGGACATTAAGTAAGCCGCTGCCGCCGGACACCACGTTTGTGTTAAGCGGGAAAACTTGGTCAGTCGTTGAAGTTGATCAAGAACAGAAGATCATTGATGTCACAAGTGCCAAAGGCAAGCCGCCGACTGTTTGGGACGGCACCGGCGGCGGCTTTGAACATACCAGAGTCCTCCAAAAGATGCGTGAGGTTATCGCAGGCCCTACGGAATATCCGTATCTTCATCCGAGCGCGGCATCCCGTCTGAACGAAATACGGCTGACGATACGTCAGACACGGCTGTTAGAAAACCCGGTGTTTGAAATTTCTCCGGACACCTTCGGCCTTGCCTTGTGGCTTGGAACGAAGGCGGCAAACGCGCTCGACCTTGCGCTGACGGTGCTGTTACCCCAGCGACAGTATACGCCCCCCTACTGGCCGTTCCTTATTGTAAAAAACGTCGGACGCGATGCGCTCTTGCAAGCATTAGAGCACATCAAAACTGTGCCGCTGTCCATCAGCGACTTAAGGATCCCTGACGGGATAAAGGTCGAGGGAAAATACAATGATTTCGTTCCGCCGGAATTACTGAGGAAACAATATGCCGCCAAAACCATTGATATTGCGGAAATGCAGCGGGAGATGACCAAGAACAAGGAAGAATGA
- a CDS encoding ATP-binding protein has product MSATNKIPPRVAGTLLNALKGGVVPRTGLGYITVGRKDEIDALLHDVETITIGGASFRFIVGKYGAGKSFLLQTIRNYAMERGFVVVDADLSPERRLVGNKGEGLATYKELMKNLSTHTSPDGGALSLLLQKWIAALKTEVMIENSLSADSPQLNEFVELKIHQTVNELETIVHGFDFARIISLYWKATVNEDDEAKRKTLKWLRGEYPTKTEAKQELGVGVIITDDDWYEYIKLFSMFVVKAGYKGMIMMIDELVNLFKIPNSVSRQNNYEKILTIYNDVMQGKAQYLGVIMGGTPQCIEDTRRGVFSYEALKSRLESSRFADGATRDLLAPIIRLKTLTPEEMYFLVQKLESIHALVYKYEPKLKSESLQYFIKTEFARVGAGQNITPREIIRDFIEILNIILQNPEKSLEGILGGENFEYAASSANDEKIQEEFKGFEI; this is encoded by the coding sequence ATGAGTGCAACAAACAAAATTCCGCCACGGGTTGCCGGCACACTGCTGAACGCCTTAAAAGGCGGCGTGGTTCCGCGTACGGGGCTTGGCTACATTACGGTGGGAAGAAAAGATGAGATCGATGCTCTTTTGCACGATGTTGAGACCATTACGATCGGTGGGGCTTCGTTCCGCTTTATCGTCGGGAAATACGGCGCGGGCAAGAGCTTTCTCTTGCAAACAATCCGCAACTACGCCATGGAACGCGGCTTTGTGGTCGTTGATGCCGACCTGTCTCCCGAACGCCGCCTCGTCGGCAATAAGGGGGAGGGCCTTGCTACCTACAAGGAACTGATGAAAAACCTGTCTACCCATACCTCCCCTGACGGCGGCGCTTTGAGCCTGTTGCTCCAGAAGTGGATAGCGGCCCTGAAAACGGAAGTGATGATCGAAAATTCCCTCTCGGCAGACAGCCCGCAGCTCAACGAATTCGTCGAGCTCAAGATCCATCAGACCGTCAATGAACTGGAAACCATTGTGCACGGCTTTGATTTTGCGCGGATTATTTCGCTGTACTGGAAAGCAACGGTCAACGAGGACGACGAAGCAAAGAGGAAAACGCTAAAATGGCTGCGCGGCGAATATCCGACCAAAACAGAGGCCAAACAGGAGCTGGGCGTCGGCGTGATCATCACGGATGACGACTGGTATGAGTACATCAAGCTGTTCTCGATGTTCGTCGTGAAAGCGGGATATAAGGGTATGATTATGATGATTGACGAATTGGTCAATCTGTTCAAAATCCCGAATTCGGTTTCACGGCAGAACAATTATGAAAAGATATTGACCATCTACAACGATGTGATGCAGGGCAAGGCGCAATATTTAGGTGTGATTATGGGCGGCACACCGCAGTGCATCGAAGACACGCGGCGCGGCGTATTCAGCTATGAGGCCCTGAAATCCCGGCTTGAATCCAGCCGTTTTGCCGATGGCGCTACCCGCGATCTGCTGGCGCCGATCATCAGGCTCAAAACCCTTACCCCCGAAGAGATGTATTTCCTTGTGCAAAAGCTGGAATCTATCCATGCGCTTGTGTACAAATATGAGCCGAAGCTAAAATCGGAGTCCCTGCAGTATTTCATCAAAACGGAGTTTGCACGGGTTGGCGCAGGACAAAACATCACTCCGCGTGAAATCATCCGGGATTTTATTGAGATCCTGAATATCATTCTCCAAAATCCTGAAAAGTCATTGGAAGGCATTTTAGGCGGGGAAAATTTTGAATATGCCGCATCGTCTGCAAACGACGAAAAAATCCAGGAGGAGTTTAAAGGATTTGAGATATGA
- a CDS encoding phosphomannomutase/phosphoglucomutase yields MGTLNEQIFRQYDIRGVAERDLTDETVILLGKAFGTAAIQKGSYQVLLGRDNRLSSERLRDALVKGLMAVGCDVLDIGLVVTPVLYYARFYYARLCLGIDAAVMITGSHNPPDENGFKLALGAGTIYGDEIQKLKELMLAGEFRYGSGSLEPVNCIPPYLKMLREKIQLGPRRLKVAVDCGNGTAALFAEKILADWGCEVIPLYCQSDGSFPNHQPDPVKTANLAELKKAVLEEKADLGLAFDGDADRIGVVDDAGKVIWGDVLMCLYWREIMPKYPGAKAIVEVKCSQALVDEVERLGGKPFFYKTGHSLIKAKMKEIGAVFTGEMSGHIFFADEYYGFDDAFYAAGRLLRLLSHSDGPLSKMLSAIPKYYSTAETRVTCPDWDKFKVVKGLAERFQRDYPVIDVDGARVLFGDGWGLVRASNTQPVLVARCEAKTEEGLQRICSMMKEALREFPEVEDFEWEE; encoded by the coding sequence ATGGGAACGCTGAATGAACAGATATTTCGCCAGTATGATATTCGAGGGGTGGCGGAAAGGGACCTTACGGATGAGACGGTAATCCTCTTAGGGAAAGCTTTTGGAACGGCAGCGATCCAAAAGGGCTCCTATCAAGTCCTGCTGGGGAGGGACAACCGTCTCAGTTCCGAACGCTTGCGGGATGCCCTGGTCAAGGGGCTGATGGCCGTGGGATGCGATGTGCTGGATATCGGTCTGGTGGTCACGCCGGTGCTTTACTATGCCAGGTTTTACTACGCCAGGCTCTGTCTGGGTATTGATGCCGCGGTGATGATTACCGGCAGCCACAATCCGCCGGATGAAAACGGATTCAAGCTCGCCCTGGGCGCCGGGACCATTTACGGAGATGAGATTCAGAAGCTCAAAGAATTGATGCTGGCCGGGGAGTTTCGGTACGGTTCCGGCAGCCTTGAACCGGTAAACTGCATTCCCCCGTATCTGAAGATGCTGAGAGAAAAAATACAGCTTGGTCCCCGCAGGCTAAAGGTAGCTGTGGACTGCGGCAACGGGACGGCAGCCCTGTTTGCCGAAAAAATATTGGCAGACTGGGGCTGCGAGGTGATCCCGCTGTACTGTCAATCCGACGGCTCCTTCCCGAACCACCAGCCGGACCCGGTAAAGACGGCGAACCTGGCAGAGCTGAAAAAAGCGGTGCTGGAAGAGAAGGCCGATCTTGGCCTGGCCTTTGACGGTGATGCGGATCGCATCGGGGTGGTGGATGATGCCGGCAAGGTGATCTGGGGAGATGTTCTGATGTGTCTTTACTGGCGGGAAATCATGCCCAAGTATCCCGGCGCCAAGGCCATCGTCGAAGTGAAGTGTTCCCAGGCTCTGGTGGATGAGGTGGAGCGTCTCGGCGGAAAGCCTTTCTTTTACAAGACAGGCCACTCCTTGATCAAAGCCAAGATGAAGGAAATCGGGGCCGTCTTTACCGGGGAGATGTCCGGGCACATCTTTTTTGCCGACGAATATTACGGGTTTGACGACGCTTTTTACGCTGCCGGCCGCCTTTTGCGGCTCCTCTCTCATTCCGATGGGCCGCTCTCAAAGATGCTCTCGGCAATCCCCAAGTATTATTCGACGGCGGAAACCAGGGTCACTTGCCCGGACTGGGATAAATTCAAGGTTGTCAAGGGGCTGGCTGAGCGTTTTCAGCGGGACTATCCCGTAATTGATGTGGACGGGGCAAGGGTGCTCTTTGGGGACGGGTGGGGTCTGGTGCGGGCTTCCAATACCCAGCCGGTGCTGGTGGCCCGCTGCGAGGCCAAAACTGAAGAAGGATTACAGCGGATTTGCTCGATGATGAAGGAAGCCCTGAGGGAGTTCCCGGAAGTGGAGGACTTTGAATGGGAGGAGTAA
- a CDS encoding class I mannose-6-phosphate isomerase: MRISVQPGDFFFIPSGTVHALGKGIVLLEIQQNSDLTYRIYDYNRIGLDGKKRNLHLAKALDVMTFEAARYHGKRSAGGEPGFKTTLASCRHFTVEKWLIQDSWDLFSLDGFILICVIKGKGELLFEDNALRLSKGSSIMIPVNMGTYQIKGNIEAIASYVHKDEGIRT; encoded by the coding sequence GTGCGGATATCTGTACAGCCCGGAGATTTTTTCTTTATTCCCAGCGGTACGGTTCATGCTTTGGGAAAAGGAATTGTCCTCCTCGAAATTCAACAAAATTCTGATCTTACTTATCGAATCTATGATTATAACAGAATAGGGCTTGACGGGAAGAAAAGGAATTTACACCTGGCAAAAGCCCTGGATGTCATGACCTTTGAAGCGGCGCGTTATCATGGAAAACGATCTGCAGGCGGTGAGCCTGGGTTTAAAACGACTTTAGCATCTTGCCGGCATTTTACTGTGGAAAAATGGCTGATCCAAGATTCATGGGATTTATTTTCCCTGGATGGATTTATCTTGATTTGTGTCATTAAGGGCAAGGGAGAGCTTCTTTTCGAGGATAACGCGCTCAGGCTGAGCAAGGGTTCCAGTATCATGATTCCCGTCAATATGGGGACGTATCAAATCAAAGGCAATATTGAAGCGATCGCAAGCTATGTTCACAAAGATGAAGGGATAAGAACATAG
- a CDS encoding type I phosphomannose isomerase catalytic subunit: protein MKPYPLLFGPSFQERIWGGSKLKKIFHSADLEGNIGEAWVISDHPHGKSLIVNGELAGKALSDLLDLCPGWFGRSPIRSFPLLVKLLDSREDLSVQVHPDDEYASRNEKGESGKTECWYIMESEPGAEIVFGHQAAKKKNLSN, encoded by the coding sequence ATGAAACCATATCCCCTTTTATTCGGGCCCTCATTTCAAGAAAGAATCTGGGGCGGCTCGAAGCTGAAAAAAATATTTCACTCTGCTGATTTGGAAGGAAATATAGGGGAAGCCTGGGTAATTTCAGACCATCCCCATGGCAAAAGCTTGATCGTAAATGGGGAGCTCGCCGGAAAAGCATTAAGTGATTTGCTGGACCTTTGTCCCGGGTGGTTTGGCCGTTCGCCCATCAGAAGCTTTCCTCTCTTAGTGAAGTTGTTGGATTCCAGGGAAGACTTATCCGTCCAGGTTCACCCGGATGATGAATACGCAAGCAGAAATGAAAAGGGGGAATCCGGCAAAACGGAATGCTGGTATATTATGGAATCCGAGCCTGGCGCTGAAATTGTATTTGGCCATCAAGCCGCAAAAAAAAAGAATTTATCAAATTAG
- a CDS encoding TerB N-terminal domain-containing protein — protein MANIHALMTLINKIFPNENCTRDNIAVFIRRLALKDVSQNHEHFASVQPPQENQSGKYSPEKITQKPPARGPQSEPYATFKKMRQIGGVREGYLSYYADDAEIFCKQAQLMKDFTDDDDRKIPLDPYCATYLKMDDAQLRTYFTWRTKVRQGVIEDTSLSYAFCYVFELLNDVGVSSPAEAIGKLIALWTAFRRYDEKIDVYLREWIRDYYVVHKPQFAVEFTDLSRGFPVPYHSEDVALLAKAKSCSWDDLRVIEASSSFRITNGQFYKATDQAMIEKCACFVIQELAKLFKSGGVDLRKMFWENRREKIYSLFRGAVHRKTAIQPITVQLDDFETIKLNSRGWYREYLTLTQYRSVIGYILKSIEIKMREHFGYKRSLQMPNISQVENSLINSEPDKFTYFTRPTMDRLKVWKAKAFSVISGTEFEPAIVRAIAEYCKLAHLVSVNGVVKEIKPVEIDLSKLKDIEKEHMETAAKLIVEEQPAPVAEVPPPAAVAPDLEIAGMAGFVDSLPEEGRTLLITLLNGGQVPPNSELLIETINAKALEVIADHMIDDSESVPYVYDDYTEELKSWLGGQ, from the coding sequence ATGGCAAATATTCATGCGCTCATGACGTTGATCAACAAAATATTCCCCAATGAGAACTGCACCAGGGACAATATCGCTGTGTTCATCCGACGGCTCGCCCTCAAAGATGTCAGTCAGAATCATGAACATTTTGCATCCGTGCAGCCGCCGCAAGAAAATCAGAGCGGCAAGTATTCTCCCGAAAAAATAACACAAAAGCCACCCGCAAGAGGACCGCAATCCGAGCCATACGCGACCTTTAAGAAGATGAGGCAAATTGGCGGTGTTCGAGAGGGATACCTGAGCTATTATGCTGATGATGCTGAGATCTTTTGCAAGCAAGCGCAATTGATGAAGGATTTTACGGATGATGATGACCGGAAGATTCCGCTTGATCCCTACTGCGCCACTTATCTCAAAATGGACGACGCGCAACTGCGCACATATTTTACTTGGCGCACAAAGGTGCGTCAGGGGGTGATTGAGGACACCTCATTATCCTATGCATTTTGTTATGTCTTCGAACTGCTGAATGATGTCGGGGTGAGCAGCCCCGCTGAGGCGATCGGGAAATTGATTGCCCTTTGGACGGCGTTCAGGCGGTATGATGAAAAAATCGATGTCTATTTGCGGGAATGGATACGAGATTATTATGTGGTTCATAAACCACAGTTCGCGGTGGAATTTACGGATCTTAGCCGCGGTTTTCCTGTTCCGTATCACAGCGAAGATGTTGCTTTGCTGGCAAAAGCAAAGTCGTGCAGTTGGGACGATTTGAGAGTGATCGAAGCGTCGTCGTCATTCAGGATCACAAACGGGCAGTTTTACAAAGCCACAGATCAGGCGATGATTGAAAAATGCGCTTGCTTTGTCATACAGGAGCTTGCCAAACTGTTCAAAAGCGGCGGCGTGGATTTGCGAAAAATGTTTTGGGAAAACCGCAGAGAGAAAATATATTCTCTCTTCAGAGGTGCTGTACATAGGAAGACAGCCATACAGCCGATAACGGTACAGCTTGACGACTTTGAAACGATAAAACTGAACAGCAGGGGTTGGTATCGGGAGTATCTCACGTTGACCCAGTACCGGTCTGTGATCGGATACATCCTGAAATCCATCGAAATCAAAATGCGGGAACACTTCGGTTACAAGCGCAGCCTGCAAATGCCGAATATTTCTCAGGTGGAAAATAGTTTGATAAACAGCGAACCGGATAAATTCACTTATTTTACTCGCCCGACAATGGACAGGCTGAAAGTATGGAAAGCAAAGGCCTTCTCCGTCATAAGCGGCACCGAATTTGAGCCGGCAATCGTTCGCGCGATCGCCGAATACTGCAAACTGGCCCATCTCGTCAGCGTAAACGGTGTGGTGAAGGAGATTAAGCCTGTTGAGATAGACTTGAGCAAGCTGAAGGATATCGAAAAAGAACATATGGAAACTGCGGCAAAGCTCATTGTTGAAGAACAGCCGGCGCCGGTGGCTGAAGTCCCACCTCCTGCAGCGGTAGCGCCTGATCTTGAAATTGCGGGAATGGCCGGTTTCGTAGATTCTCTGCCGGAAGAAGGACGAACCCTGTTGATTACTTTGCTGAACGGAGGACAAGTTCCGCCCAACAGCGAATTGCTGATAGAAACAATCAATGCCAAAGCACTTGAGGTGATTGCCGATCACATGATCGACGATTCCGAGAGCGTGCCCTATGTGTATGACGATTATACCGAAGAACTGAAATCATGGTTGGGAGGGCAATAG
- a CDS encoding ABC transporter ATP-binding protein: MQTDILISVKKLTKVYGKGNLALKVLDVKNLEIRRGELVALTGPSGCGKTTLLNLLGALDRPTAGDIFFEGQRLALKREAALCGFRRKKIGFIFQAYHLIPTLSALKNVLAPAFPLGKDYRQRALELLRLVSLAGKEGRRPGELSGGEQQRVAIARALLLDPDLILADEPTGNLDSATGAGIMALLKNLNQRGKTVLVATHDQRVAEECDRKIRMMDGRISQ; encoded by the coding sequence GTGCAGACGGACATTTTGATTTCTGTGAAAAAATTGACCAAGGTTTACGGAAAAGGCAATCTGGCCCTAAAGGTGCTGGACGTGAAAAACCTGGAAATCAGGAGGGGGGAGCTTGTGGCGCTCACCGGTCCCTCCGGGTGCGGGAAAACCACCCTGCTGAACCTTCTGGGCGCCCTGGACCGGCCAACCGCCGGCGACATTTTTTTCGAGGGGCAAAGGCTGGCCTTAAAGAGGGAGGCGGCCCTTTGCGGGTTTCGCCGTAAAAAGATTGGGTTTATCTTTCAGGCCTATCACCTGATCCCCACTTTGAGCGCGCTGAAGAACGTCCTTGCCCCGGCCTTCCCTTTGGGAAAAGATTACCGGCAGCGGGCGCTGGAGTTACTGAGGCTGGTGAGCCTGGCGGGCAAAGAAGGCCGCCGCCCGGGGGAGCTTTCCGGGGGAGAGCAGCAGCGGGTGGCCATTGCCCGGGCCCTTCTGCTGGATCCGGATTTGATCCTGGCGGACGAGCCTACGGGTAATTTGGACTCGGCGACCGGAGCGGGAATCATGGCTTTGCTGAAGAACTTGAACCAACGGGGGAAAACCGTGCTGGTGGCTACCCACGACCAGCGGGTGGCGGAAGAGTGCGACCGGAAGATCAGGATGATGGATGGGCGGATCAGCCAGTAA